A window from Thermomonas aquatica encodes these proteins:
- the cutA gene encoding divalent-cation tolerance protein CutA, with protein sequence MTALLCYCTCPDADTAGRIASALVEERLAACVNILPGMRSIYRWQGQVETADEVLLLIKTSREAYPALQDRLRDLHPYELPELLAVEPALGLPGYLQWLADETRRKD encoded by the coding sequence ATGACTGCGCTGCTCTGCTACTGCACCTGCCCCGACGCCGATACCGCCGGGCGCATCGCCAGCGCGCTGGTGGAGGAACGGCTGGCCGCCTGCGTGAACATCCTGCCGGGGATGCGCTCGATCTACCGTTGGCAGGGCCAGGTCGAGACCGCGGATGAAGTCCTGCTGCTGATCAAGACCAGCCGCGAGGCCTACCCCGCCCTGCAGGATCGCCTGCGCGACCTGCATCCGTATGAACTGCCGGAGCTGCTGGCGGTCGAACCCGCGCTTGGCCTGCCCGGGTACCTGCAGTGGCTGGCCGATGAAACCCGTCGCAAGGACTGA
- a CDS encoding phytoene desaturase family protein: MRESRNDDVLIIGGGHNGLVCAAYLAAAGLKVRVLERRQLVGGAAVTEEFHPGFRNSVASYTVSLLNPKVIADLRLHQHGLRVVERPYANFLPLPDGRSFRLGGGHTEAEIAKFAPGDVARWAGYNAMLDRVVAVLKELVHLTPPNIGERIAFADWLNSYAVAKRLKHLDLRGRRDLLDLFTKSAGELLDHYFEGAPLKAVLGWDSVVGNFASPYTPGSAYVLLHHLFGEVNGKTGVWGHAIGGMGAITQAMRKECEARGVAIETDAEVARLIVENGKAVGVALADGRELRAATIASNLNPKLLYTKLVERGQLDDDTANRIERHRNGSGTFRMNVALSELPDFTAMPGTQQQPHHSSGILIGPSLQYFEQAYFDAKSKAHNAGWARKPIVEVVISSTLDDTLAPAGQHVASLFCQQVNPEVEGGWDAHRDTVARLMIDTVNDYAPNFARSVLGYEALSPLDLERRIGLVGGDIFHGALGLDQMFSARPLLGQGNYRGAFKNLYLCGSGAHPGGGVTGLPGRNAAREILKDLRKGPRPD, encoded by the coding sequence GTGCGCGAATCCCGGAACGACGATGTCCTGATCATCGGTGGCGGCCACAACGGCCTGGTCTGCGCGGCCTATCTCGCGGCCGCGGGACTGAAGGTGCGGGTGCTGGAGCGCCGGCAGCTGGTCGGCGGCGCGGCGGTGACCGAGGAATTCCACCCCGGCTTCCGCAACTCGGTGGCCAGCTACACGGTCAGCCTGCTCAACCCGAAGGTGATCGCCGACCTGCGCCTGCACCAGCACGGCCTGCGCGTGGTCGAGCGCCCCTACGCGAATTTCCTGCCGTTGCCGGACGGACGCAGCTTCCGCCTCGGCGGCGGCCACACCGAAGCCGAGATCGCCAAGTTCGCGCCGGGCGACGTCGCGCGCTGGGCCGGCTACAACGCGATGCTGGATCGGGTGGTCGCGGTGTTGAAGGAGCTGGTGCACCTGACCCCGCCGAACATCGGCGAGCGCATCGCCTTCGCCGACTGGCTGAATTCCTACGCGGTGGCCAAGCGGCTCAAGCACCTCGACCTGCGCGGCCGCCGCGACCTGCTCGACCTGTTCACCAAGTCGGCCGGCGAATTGCTCGACCACTACTTCGAGGGCGCGCCGCTGAAGGCGGTGCTGGGCTGGGATTCGGTGGTCGGCAATTTCGCCAGCCCCTACACCCCGGGCAGCGCCTACGTGCTGCTGCACCACCTGTTCGGCGAAGTGAACGGCAAGACCGGCGTGTGGGGCCATGCGATCGGCGGCATGGGTGCGATCACCCAGGCCATGCGCAAGGAATGCGAGGCGCGCGGCGTCGCCATCGAAACCGATGCGGAAGTCGCGCGACTCATCGTCGAGAACGGCAAGGCGGTCGGCGTCGCGTTGGCCGACGGCCGCGAGCTGCGCGCGGCCACCATCGCCAGCAACCTCAACCCGAAGTTGCTGTACACCAAGCTGGTCGAACGCGGTCAACTGGACGACGACACCGCCAACCGCATCGAACGCCATCGCAACGGTTCGGGCACCTTCCGCATGAACGTGGCGCTGAGCGAACTGCCGGATTTCACCGCGATGCCGGGCACGCAACAACAGCCGCACCACTCCAGCGGGATCCTGATCGGGCCGTCGCTGCAGTATTTCGAGCAGGCGTATTTCGACGCCAAGTCGAAGGCGCACAACGCCGGCTGGGCGCGCAAGCCGATCGTCGAGGTGGTGATTTCCTCCACGCTGGACGACACCCTTGCGCCCGCCGGCCAGCACGTCGCCAGCCTGTTCTGCCAGCAGGTGAACCCGGAGGTGGAGGGCGGCTGGGACGCGCACCGCGATACCGTGGCCAGGTTGATGATCGATACCGTCAACGACTATGCGCCGAACTTCGCGCGCAGCGTGCTCGGTTACGAAGCCTTGAGCCCGCTCGACTTGGAGCGCCGCATCGGCCTGGTCGGCGGCGACATCTTCCACGGCGCGCTCGGCCTGGACCAGATGTTCAGCGCGCGCCCGCTGCTGGGGCAGGGTAATTACCGCGGTGCGTTCAAGAATCTCTATCTCTGCGGTTCCGGCGCCCATCCGGGTGGCGGCGTGACCGGCCTGCCGGGGCGCAATGCCGCGCGCGAGATCCTGAAGGACTTGCGCAAGGGGCCGCGTCCGGATTGA
- a CDS encoding cytochrome-c peroxidase, whose protein sequence is MRSIRALTCAAAILALAACGREDVPSPTPAGVAAATRIDFAQVANYAAPPLPAYFDGTVAALDNSPASNPGDDRVATLGRVLFHDLRLSTNNRSSCAACHQQRIGFTDPLRFSNGISTAGTTDFHAMRLGNLRYWRPGSAFWDRRMPTAEAQASQPLHSLVEMGWGETAGGIDALLRKMAATAYYPDLFAWAFGSATISEPRIQQALAQFVRAMVSHDSRWDAGYARVFSPTAPNRALDVDLPNFTAQENHGRHLFMTSVDQGGAGCASCHRPPTFALAADARSNGLDAGETRLFKAPSLRSVGLSGPYMHDGRFATLAEVIDFYASGIQDGPALDPRLRDGGAPRRLHLDATDRAALVAFLKTLDDPALTTDPRFGDPFRR, encoded by the coding sequence TTGCGAAGCATCAGGGCGCTCACCTGCGCCGCGGCGATCCTGGCGCTGGCGGCATGCGGCCGCGAGGACGTCCCGTCCCCCACTCCGGCGGGCGTCGCCGCCGCCACCCGCATCGATTTCGCGCAGGTCGCCAATTACGCCGCGCCGCCGCTGCCCGCCTATTTCGACGGGACGGTGGCCGCGCTCGACAACAGCCCGGCGTCCAACCCCGGCGACGACCGGGTGGCGACGCTCGGGCGGGTGCTGTTCCACGACCTGCGGCTGAGCACCAACAACCGCAGCTCCTGCGCCGCCTGCCACCAGCAACGCATCGGCTTCACCGATCCGCTGCGCTTCAGCAACGGCATCAGCACCGCCGGCACCACCGACTTCCATGCCATGCGGCTCGGCAACCTGCGTTACTGGCGGCCGGGCAGCGCCTTCTGGGACCGGCGCATGCCCACCGCGGAAGCGCAGGCGAGCCAGCCGCTGCACAGCCTGGTCGAGATGGGCTGGGGCGAGACCGCGGGCGGCATCGATGCCCTGCTCCGCAAGATGGCGGCGACGGCTTACTACCCGGACCTGTTCGCCTGGGCGTTCGGCAGCGCGACGATCAGCGAGCCGCGCATCCAGCAGGCGCTGGCCCAGTTCGTGCGGGCGATGGTCTCGCACGACAGTCGCTGGGATGCCGGCTATGCGCGGGTGTTCTCGCCCACCGCGCCGAACCGGGCGCTGGACGTCGACCTGCCGAATTTCACTGCCCAGGAGAACCACGGCCGCCACCTGTTCATGACCTCCGTGGACCAGGGCGGCGCCGGCTGCGCGTCCTGCCACCGGCCGCCGACCTTCGCCCTGGCCGCGGATGCGCGCAGCAATGGCCTCGATGCCGGCGAGACGCGGCTGTTCAAGGCGCCATCGCTGCGCAGCGTGGGCCTGAGCGGGCCGTACATGCACGACGGCCGCTTCGCGACCCTGGCCGAGGTGATCGATTTCTACGCTTCGGGAATCCAGGACGGCCCGGCGCTCGACCCTCGCCTGCGCGACGGCGGCGCGCCACGACGCCTGCACCTCGATGCGACCGACCGCGCCGCGCTGGTCGCCTTCCTGAAGACGCTGGACGATCCCGCGCTGACAACGGATCCGCGCTTCGGCGATCCGTTCCGCCGCTAG
- the groES gene encoding co-chaperone GroES → MSNIKPLHDRVVIKRMEEEKLSAGGIVIPDSATEKPIKGEVIAVGTGKVLDNGQVRAPQVKVGDKVLFGKYSGTEVKLDGVELLVVKEDDLFAILG, encoded by the coding sequence ATGTCCAATATCAAGCCGCTGCACGACCGCGTGGTCATCAAGCGCATGGAAGAAGAGAAGTTGTCCGCCGGCGGGATCGTGATCCCGGATTCGGCCACCGAGAAGCCGATCAAGGGCGAAGTGATCGCCGTCGGCACCGGCAAGGTGCTGGACAACGGCCAGGTCCGCGCGCCGCAGGTCAAGGTCGGCGACAAGGTCCTGTTCGGCAAGTACAGCGGCACCGAAGTGAAGCTGGACGGCGTCGAGCTGCTGGTGGTGAAGGAAGACGACCTGTTCGCGATCCTCGGCTGA
- the groL gene encoding chaperonin GroEL (60 kDa chaperone family; promotes refolding of misfolded polypeptides especially under stressful conditions; forms two stacked rings of heptamers to form a barrel-shaped 14mer; ends can be capped by GroES; misfolded proteins enter the barrel where they are refolded when GroES binds) — MAAKDIRFGEDARSKMVRGVNVLANAVKATLGPKGRNVVLQKSYGAPTITKDGVSVAKEIELADAFENMGAQMVKEVASKTSDNAGDGTTTATVLAQAFIREGMKAVAAGMNPMDLKRGIDQAVKAAVGELKNISKPSSTSKEIAQVGAISANSDANIGDLIAQAMDKVGKEGVITVEEGSGLDNELDVVEGMQFDRGYLSPYFVNNQQSMSADLDDPFILLYDKKISNVRDLLPVLEGVAKAGKPLLIVAEEVEGEALATLVVNTIRGIVKVCAVKAPGFGDRRKAMLEDMAILTGGVVISEEVGLSLEKATIKDLGRAKKIQVSKENTTIIDGAGEADGIQARIKQIKAQIEETSSDYDREKLQERVAKLAGGVAVIKVGAATEVEMKEKKARVEDALHATRAAVEEGIVPGGGVALIRAKAAIAGIKGVNEDQNHGIQIALRAMEAPLREIVTNAGDEPSVILNRVVEGSGAFGYNAANGEFGDMIEFGILDPTKVTRTALQNAASIAGLMITTEAMVAEAPKKDEPAMPAGGGMGGMGGMDF; from the coding sequence ATGGCTGCCAAGGACATTCGTTTCGGCGAGGACGCGCGCTCCAAGATGGTGCGCGGCGTCAACGTGCTCGCCAATGCCGTCAAGGCCACCCTGGGCCCGAAGGGCCGCAACGTCGTGCTGCAGAAGAGCTACGGCGCGCCGACCATCACCAAGGACGGCGTCTCCGTCGCCAAGGAAATCGAACTCGCCGACGCGTTCGAGAACATGGGCGCGCAGATGGTGAAGGAAGTCGCCTCCAAGACCTCCGACAACGCCGGCGACGGCACCACCACCGCCACCGTGCTGGCGCAGGCGTTCATCCGCGAGGGCATGAAGGCGGTCGCCGCCGGCATGAACCCGATGGACCTGAAGCGCGGCATCGACCAGGCCGTGAAGGCCGCGGTCGGCGAGCTGAAGAACATCAGCAAGCCGTCGTCGACCAGCAAGGAAATCGCCCAGGTCGGCGCGATCTCCGCGAACTCGGACGCCAACATCGGCGACCTGATCGCGCAGGCGATGGACAAGGTCGGCAAGGAAGGCGTGATCACCGTCGAGGAAGGCAGCGGCCTGGACAACGAACTCGACGTGGTCGAGGGCATGCAGTTCGACCGCGGCTACCTGAGCCCGTACTTCGTCAACAACCAGCAGTCGATGTCGGCCGACCTGGACGACCCGTTCATCCTGCTGTACGACAAGAAGATCTCCAACGTGCGCGACCTGCTGCCGGTGCTGGAAGGCGTGGCCAAGGCCGGCAAGCCGCTGCTGATCGTGGCGGAAGAAGTGGAAGGCGAGGCGCTGGCGACCCTGGTGGTCAACACCATCCGCGGCATCGTCAAGGTCTGCGCGGTGAAGGCCCCGGGCTTCGGCGACCGTCGCAAGGCGATGCTGGAAGACATGGCGATCCTGACCGGCGGCGTGGTGATTTCCGAGGAAGTCGGCCTGTCGCTGGAGAAGGCCACCATCAAGGACCTGGGCCGCGCCAAGAAGATCCAGGTGTCGAAGGAAAACACCACCATCATCGACGGCGCCGGCGAAGCCGACGGCATCCAGGCCCGCATCAAGCAGATCAAGGCGCAGATCGAGGAGACCTCCTCCGACTACGACCGCGAGAAGCTGCAGGAGCGCGTGGCCAAGCTGGCCGGCGGCGTGGCGGTGATCAAGGTCGGCGCCGCCACCGAAGTCGAGATGAAGGAAAAGAAGGCGCGCGTCGAAGACGCCCTGCACGCGACCCGTGCGGCCGTCGAGGAAGGCATCGTCCCGGGCGGCGGCGTCGCCCTGATCCGTGCCAAGGCCGCGATCGCCGGCATCAAGGGCGTGAACGAAGACCAGAACCACGGCATCCAGATCGCCCTGCGCGCGATGGAAGCCCCGCTGCGCGAGATCGTGACCAATGCCGGCGACGAGCCGTCGGTCATCCTCAACCGCGTGGTCGAAGGTTCCGGTGCGTTCGGCTACAACGCCGCCAACGGCGAGTTCGGCGACATGATCGAGTTCGGCATCCTGGACCCGACCAAGGTCACCCGCACCGCGCTGCAGAACGCCGCGTCGATCGCGGGCCTGATGATCACCACCGAAGCGATGGTGGCCGAGGCCCCGAAGAAGGACGAGCCGGCGATGCCGGCCGGCGGTGGCATGGGCGGCATGGGCGGCATGGATTTCTGA
- a CDS encoding peptidoglycan-binding domain-containing protein, with protein MPKNIGGTVGRGGRNFPALDVMTVQYLLNCVPAAAGGPMQELAVDGAAGPKTIAAIEKFQRGNGCVCDGRVDPGGATLRNLQARANDPYPNQPLSPAAAKGPANPFGQKGFGQPGGKGGGPGDPFGQKGFGQPGGKGGSPGDPFGQKSGGGMPPGGGGGFPFPQKGGGAKGY; from the coding sequence ATGCCCAAGAACATTGGCGGAACCGTCGGTCGCGGCGGCAGGAATTTCCCCGCGCTGGACGTGATGACCGTGCAGTACCTGCTCAACTGCGTGCCTGCCGCAGCCGGCGGGCCGATGCAGGAGCTGGCGGTGGATGGCGCGGCGGGCCCGAAGACCATCGCGGCGATCGAGAAATTCCAGCGCGGCAATGGCTGCGTCTGCGATGGCCGGGTGGATCCGGGCGGCGCCACCTTGCGCAACCTGCAGGCCAGGGCGAACGACCCCTACCCGAACCAGCCGCTGAGCCCCGCCGCTGCGAAAGGCCCGGCCAATCCATTCGGGCAGAAGGGCTTCGGCCAGCCGGGCGGCAAGGGCGGCGGTCCCGGCGATCCGTTCGGGCAGAAGGGCTTCGGCCAGCCGGGCGGCAAGGGCGGCAGTCCCGGCGATCCATTCGGGCAGAAAAGCGGTGGCGGCATGCCGCCCGGCGGGGGCGGCGGATTCCCGTTCCCGCAGAAGGGCGGCGGTGCCAAGGGCTATTGA
- a CDS encoding RuBisCO large subunit C-terminal-like domain-containing protein, with the protein MSSGNMPRTQHPELFQWQARLSPADYLRATYRVASQHDGVATAMAMAMEQSAATTAIRGHVEPAMLEDWTIRVLDVQADGDAAGAVAPYHLQTEVYADEEGGESAWRVELAIPRRLLAGKPAQLWNVVVGEIPRLGFLTRFQLAALALPEGFGPGPGFGVSGIRAMLGIERGPVLCRSMRPAVGLDTDTMARLNREVLEGGFHMVKDDELQVFADGGDFARHVQAMVAARDAARAASGQRKGYLANLICEPWELQSRWEVACEAGVDAVLVAPGIQGMGTLEMLARQRRMPILAHNTFSDLLTRNPGWGVAHPVMCALHEAFGADWVVTSGEYGAHDGAGMADAWPFARPQRAMPILQGGKSPDGLARYRAAIGSDDYMLIVASWVDGHAQGMRNAAGIFRDALDRQAPG; encoded by the coding sequence ATGAGCAGTGGCAACATGCCGCGCACGCAGCACCCCGAACTGTTCCAGTGGCAAGCCCGGTTGTCGCCGGCGGATTACCTGCGGGCGACCTATCGGGTGGCGTCGCAACACGACGGCGTCGCCACCGCGATGGCGATGGCGATGGAACAGAGCGCGGCGACCACCGCGATCCGCGGGCACGTCGAACCGGCGATGCTGGAGGACTGGACGATCCGCGTGCTCGACGTGCAGGCGGATGGCGATGCCGCGGGCGCGGTGGCGCCCTACCACCTGCAGACCGAGGTGTACGCCGACGAGGAAGGCGGCGAAAGCGCGTGGCGCGTCGAACTGGCCATCCCCCGGCGATTGCTGGCCGGCAAGCCGGCCCAGCTGTGGAACGTGGTGGTCGGTGAAATCCCGCGGCTGGGGTTCCTGACCCGGTTCCAACTGGCCGCGCTGGCGTTGCCGGAAGGTTTCGGGCCCGGTCCGGGCTTCGGCGTGTCCGGCATCCGCGCCATGCTGGGAATCGAGCGCGGGCCGGTGTTGTGCCGCTCGATGCGGCCCGCTGTCGGCCTGGACACCGACACCATGGCGCGGCTCAACCGCGAGGTGCTGGAAGGCGGCTTCCACATGGTCAAGGACGACGAATTGCAGGTGTTCGCGGATGGCGGGGATTTCGCCCGCCATGTACAGGCGATGGTGGCCGCGCGCGATGCCGCGCGCGCGGCCAGCGGCCAGCGCAAGGGCTACCTCGCCAACCTGATCTGCGAGCCCTGGGAACTGCAGTCGCGCTGGGAGGTCGCGTGCGAGGCCGGCGTGGACGCGGTGCTGGTGGCGCCCGGCATCCAGGGCATGGGCACGCTGGAGATGCTGGCGCGCCAGCGGCGCATGCCGATCCTGGCCCACAACACCTTCAGCGACCTGCTCACCCGCAATCCCGGCTGGGGCGTCGCGCATCCGGTGATGTGCGCCTTGCACGAGGCCTTCGGCGCGGACTGGGTGGTGACCTCGGGCGAGTACGGCGCGCATGACGGCGCCGGCATGGCCGATGCCTGGCCGTTCGCGCGACCGCAGCGGGCGATGCCGATCCTGCAGGGCGGCAAGTCGCCCGACGGACTGGCGCGCTACCGCGCGGCGATCGGCAGCGACGACTACATGCTGATCGTCGCGTCCTGGGTGGATGGCCATGCGCAGGGCATGCGCAACGCCGCCGGCATCTTCCGCGACGCGCTGGACCGGCAGGCGCCGGGCTGA
- a CDS encoding FAD-dependent oxidoreductase, translated as MGRTPLFRLLQRAAAIARASRHVRMPLDEFHDAARAQRIDHRRRRLLQSAGASALLAGCQSLPLPMRAKTDDEVAIVGAGIAGLTAAWRLRQAGVRVRVYEAQNRIGGRMLSLRNHFADGQVIELGGELIDTGHAHIRKLAGELGLTLDDLLDGDGDHDSWFFDGRAIGEAEIVRAFVPVAAAIERDLAAAGDGDYDYTDQNPKFRELDALSIAQWFDRNGVNGWLRKLLDVAYTTEMGLEIEQQSALNFLTFIGTEDKDAFRIFGGSDERFHVRGGNDLIPQALAAKLSDAIETGHVLEAVRGDADGYVLSLRKGDSSREVRARQVVLALPFTLLRKVRIDVALPARKRHAIDHLAYGTNAKLMIGFERRTWREQHANGASMSDLGYQTSWDTSRKQAGTAGALTNFTGGRHGIELGQGTPKQQAEAAVRDLERVFPGIAAARGNAAEARMHWPSNPWVLGSYACFQPGDWSSIGGAMGEAVGGLHFAGEHCSIEAQGFMEGGCESGELAAQAVLLQRGLAAHRR; from the coding sequence ATGGGCCGCACCCCGCTGTTCCGCCTGCTGCAACGCGCCGCCGCCATCGCCCGCGCATCGCGCCACGTGCGCATGCCGCTCGACGAATTCCACGATGCCGCGCGCGCGCAGCGCATCGACCATCGTCGTCGTCGCCTGCTGCAATCGGCGGGCGCCAGCGCATTGCTGGCCGGTTGCCAATCGCTGCCGTTGCCGATGCGCGCGAAGACGGACGATGAAGTCGCCATCGTCGGCGCCGGCATCGCCGGCCTGACCGCGGCGTGGCGGCTGCGCCAGGCCGGCGTGCGCGTGCGCGTGTACGAAGCGCAGAACCGCATCGGCGGGCGCATGCTGTCGCTGCGCAACCATTTCGCCGATGGCCAGGTGATCGAACTCGGCGGCGAGCTGATCGACACCGGGCATGCGCACATCCGCAAGCTGGCCGGCGAACTCGGCCTGACCCTCGACGACTTGCTCGACGGCGACGGCGACCATGACAGCTGGTTCTTCGATGGCCGCGCGATCGGCGAGGCCGAGATCGTGCGCGCGTTCGTGCCGGTGGCGGCGGCGATCGAGCGCGACCTCGCCGCCGCGGGCGATGGCGACTACGACTACACCGACCAGAACCCGAAATTCCGCGAACTCGACGCGCTCAGCATCGCCCAGTGGTTCGACCGCAATGGCGTGAACGGCTGGCTGCGCAAGCTGCTCGACGTGGCCTATACCACCGAGATGGGGCTGGAAATCGAGCAGCAGTCGGCGCTGAATTTCCTCACCTTCATCGGCACCGAGGACAAGGACGCATTCCGCATCTTCGGCGGCAGCGACGAGCGCTTCCACGTGCGCGGCGGCAACGACCTGATCCCGCAGGCGCTGGCGGCGAAACTGTCCGACGCGATCGAAACCGGCCACGTGCTGGAAGCGGTGCGTGGCGATGCCGATGGCTACGTGCTCAGCTTGCGCAAGGGCGATTCCTCGCGCGAGGTGCGTGCGCGGCAGGTCGTGCTGGCGTTGCCATTCACCCTGCTGCGCAAGGTGCGCATCGATGTCGCGCTGCCCGCGCGCAAGCGCCATGCCATCGACCACCTGGCCTACGGCACCAATGCCAAGCTGATGATCGGCTTCGAGCGCCGCACCTGGCGCGAACAGCACGCCAACGGCGCATCGATGAGCGACCTCGGCTACCAGACCAGTTGGGATACCTCGCGCAAGCAGGCCGGCACGGCGGGTGCGCTGACCAATTTCACCGGCGGACGCCACGGCATCGAACTCGGGCAGGGCACGCCGAAGCAACAAGCCGAAGCCGCGGTGCGCGACCTCGAACGGGTGTTTCCCGGCATCGCCGCCGCCCGCGGCAATGCCGCGGAGGCGCGCATGCACTGGCCGTCGAACCCGTGGGTGCTGGGCAGCTACGCCTGCTTCCAGCCGGGCGACTGGTCGTCGATCGGCGGGGCGATGGGCGAGGCCGTCGGCGGCCTGCATTTCGCCGGCGAACATTGTTCGATCGAAGCGCAGGGCTTCATGGAAGGCGGCTGCGAATCCGGCGAGCTGGCCGCGCAGGCGGTCCTGCTGCAGCGTGGCCTGGCCGCGCATCGGCGCTGA
- a CDS encoding IspD/TarI family cytidylyltransferase: MAEVEVSCLIPSAGSGDRLGLGCKGFLELAGRPLLRWLADKGRRVADEVVVAVPADRLDEANALLPDCRVIVGGETRHDSVALLARAARGDWLLLQDAARPFSSIALCAAVLARARETGCAGAFVDPEVPVARLRDGKVAAVLLRHEAGVFQSPQAFSRETMRRLLAHAQERGYRPQSTLQLAIDAGIEVAAVAGEKHNIKLTTPIDWRVATLLEEYLT, from the coding sequence ATGGCTGAAGTCGAAGTGTCATGCCTGATTCCCTCGGCGGGCAGCGGTGATCGGCTCGGGCTCGGCTGCAAGGGTTTCCTGGAACTGGCCGGGCGGCCCCTGCTGCGCTGGCTGGCGGACAAGGGGCGCCGGGTCGCGGATGAAGTCGTGGTCGCGGTGCCGGCCGACCGGCTCGACGAAGCCAACGCGCTGTTGCCCGATTGCCGGGTGATCGTCGGCGGCGAAACCCGCCACGACAGCGTGGCCCTGCTGGCCCGCGCCGCGCGCGGCGACTGGTTGCTGCTGCAGGATGCTGCCAGGCCGTTCTCCAGCATCGCGCTGTGTGCCGCGGTGCTGGCCCGCGCGCGCGAAACCGGTTGCGCCGGCGCGTTCGTGGATCCCGAAGTGCCGGTGGCGCGGCTGCGCGACGGCAAGGTGGCAGCGGTCCTGCTGCGCCACGAAGCGGGCGTGTTCCAGTCGCCGCAGGCATTCTCGCGCGAGACGATGCGCAGGCTGCTGGCGCATGCGCAGGAACGCGGCTACCGGCCGCAATCGACCTTGCAACTGGCGATCGACGCGGGAATCGAGGTGGCCGCCGTCGCCGGCGAGAAACACAACATCAAGTTGACCACGCCGATCGACTGGCGGGTCGCGACATTGCTGGAGGAATACCTGACATGA
- a CDS encoding SET domain-containing protein, which yields MVGAADPGEDATAFVREVLMPGGPWQQPRLEAGASAFRLRLDRSRIHRWGVYADQDIPARRRVIEYTGQRIGLREGFRRRLRPQLYLFRCSARRLIDGGIGGSGAQYINHGCEPNLAARFDHRRVFLLSLRPIAAGEELLFDYHLRGEIDPIPCRCGAALCRGFLNEPEPG from the coding sequence ATGGTTGGGGCGGCTGACCCGGGCGAGGACGCCACCGCCTTCGTGCGCGAAGTCCTGATGCCGGGCGGACCGTGGCAGCAACCCCGGCTCGAGGCCGGGGCCAGTGCGTTCCGGCTGCGCCTGGATCGCTCGCGGATCCACCGCTGGGGCGTGTACGCCGACCAGGACATCCCGGCGCGACGGCGGGTGATCGAATACACCGGCCAGCGGATCGGCCTGCGCGAAGGCTTCCGTCGCCGGCTGCGTCCGCAGTTGTACCTGTTCCGCTGCAGCGCGCGCCGGCTGATCGACGGCGGCATCGGCGGCAGCGGCGCGCAGTACATCAACCACGGCTGCGAACCGAACCTGGCCGCCCGCTTCGACCACCGCCGGGTATTCCTGCTCAGCCTGCGGCCGATCGCCGCGGGCGAGGAACTGCTGTTCGACTACCACCTGCGCGGCGAGATCGACCCGATTCCCTGCCGTTGCGGCGCGGCGCTTTGCCGGGGCTTCCTCAACGAGCCGGAGCCGGGCTGA